In one Clostridia bacterium genomic region, the following are encoded:
- a CDS encoding NUDIX hydrolase yields the protein MKRDYPERPIVGVGGVVVDGDRALIVRRATEPLKGEWSIPGGVVELGEKLREATAREVLEETGLVVEAGEVLDVFDSIFADPDGSTQYHFVLIDFLCRPVSGTLQAATDVSEVKWIILEDLATLTIREITANVIRKGLGSAGNKKPV from the coding sequence ATGAAGCGCGATTATCCTGAGAGACCGATTGTCGGCGTGGGAGGCGTCGTAGTCGATGGTGACCGGGCGCTCATTGTGCGCCGCGCCACCGAGCCGCTGAAAGGCGAATGGTCCATCCCGGGCGGCGTCGTCGAACTCGGCGAGAAGCTGCGGGAGGCCACAGCGCGCGAGGTCCTCGAAGAAACCGGCCTTGTTGTCGAAGCCGGAGAAGTGCTCGACGTCTTCGACAGTATCTTCGCGGACCCTGACGGGAGCACGCAGTACCACTTTGTTCTGATCGATTTCCTCTGCCGCCCCGTGTCCGGAACTCTCCAGGCAGCCACCGACGTCAGCGAAGTCAAGTGGATCATCCTTGAGGACCTCGCCACTCTCACCATTCGGGAAATCACCGCAAACGTCATCCGCAAGGGACTCGGCAGTGCCGGCAACAAAAAACCGGTGTAG
- a CDS encoding antibiotic biosynthesis monooxygenase encodes MFARIVEMSIRPDKINDFRTFATKDILPVLKKQNGFVDAMALIGDDSTHILSLTFWKTKADIERYERDDYANLIEKTKLLLNSEPKVRVYNVHTSTFHRITEGMAA; translated from the coding sequence ATGTTTGCGCGCATAGTTGAAATGAGTATCCGCCCAGACAAAATCAACGATTTCCGAACATTCGCGACCAAAGATATTTTGCCGGTATTGAAGAAGCAGAATGGGTTTGTCGATGCCATGGCGTTAATCGGCGACGATTCAACACACATTTTGAGCCTGACTTTCTGGAAGACGAAAGCCGATATAGAACGTTATGAGCGCGACGACTATGCAAACCTGATTGAGAAGACAAAACTGCTGCTGAACTCGGAACCAAAGGTCAGGGTGTACAACGTTCACACGTCAACTTTCCACCGCATCACCGAGGGCATGGCGGCCTAG
- the ligD gene encoding non-homologous end-joining DNA ligase: MALEEYKRKRQFEQTPEPPPKVEESTGHRFVVQKHRASHLHYDFRLEMEGVLKSWAVPKGPSLDPADKRLAMQVEDHPVSYFDFEGIIPPGNYGAGTVMVWDTGTWEPSPPKEDEKTPSGTSGSKSGNMEKWASEMLSRGDLKFRLHGEKLNGEFVLAKMRSRRPGSKGTEWLLIKHRDDTVQPGYNIDEYDYSVLTRRTLDDIAADEGSEEWESNRKAVPGQAAKSDWLAASVAKHDRLVRNKRSDGNTASVKRSKTNAKNAANPVANTTVAAKSNERRMTSAAAKKAAKSVGRSAVATGRVAVAEPKSARELRPTTVNTRPKSAVKKNSAIADENRRGELASLKGAVAGPMPKAIHPMLATLVDEPFDDKDWLFEVKWDGYRAVAFIEDGQVRLVSRNQNDLTTGYPELTSLFASIEAYTAVLDGEIVALDEQGRSSFSLMQQRTGLTAEGSRRIRVSNPDIPVLYYAFDLLYLDGYNLMRVELEKRKELLNEIVRQSDRLRISEHFAGNGGQLFKVARERQLEGIVGKRRASCYIQKRTREWLKIKITHTQECVIAGYTDPKGSREHFGSVVLGLYDDRNRFIHVGQAGSGFSERTHAEMWKRLQDIETTRNPFGMKVESTRQVHFVEPKLVAEIKFTEWTHEGQSGAVKMRAPVFQGLRLDKKPVECRFEFPKSAQAEVRRAEGGEAA; encoded by the coding sequence ATGGCACTGGAAGAGTACAAACGCAAACGCCAATTTGAGCAGACGCCGGAGCCTCCGCCAAAAGTGGAAGAGAGCACTGGGCACCGCTTCGTCGTGCAGAAGCACAGGGCCTCGCATCTGCACTATGACTTCCGCCTGGAGATGGAGGGCGTGCTGAAGTCGTGGGCGGTGCCGAAAGGACCTTCGCTCGATCCCGCAGATAAACGGCTGGCAATGCAGGTGGAGGATCACCCCGTCTCCTATTTCGACTTCGAAGGCATCATCCCGCCGGGGAACTACGGAGCGGGCACGGTCATGGTTTGGGACACGGGGACGTGGGAACCATCGCCACCGAAGGAGGACGAAAAAACACCTTCCGGAACATCGGGCAGCAAGTCCGGCAACATGGAGAAGTGGGCGTCGGAGATGCTGAGCAGGGGCGACCTGAAGTTCCGCCTGCATGGCGAAAAGCTCAACGGTGAATTTGTGCTGGCGAAAATGCGTTCGCGCAGGCCAGGGAGTAAAGGGACGGAGTGGCTGCTAATCAAGCATCGCGATGATACCGTGCAGCCCGGCTACAACATCGATGAGTACGACTATTCGGTTCTGACGCGTCGCACGCTGGACGACATCGCGGCCGACGAGGGTTCGGAAGAATGGGAGAGCAACCGGAAGGCGGTACCGGGACAAGCGGCGAAGAGCGACTGGCTGGCAGCTTCGGTAGCGAAGCACGATAGGCTGGTGCGCAACAAACGATCAGATGGCAATACCGCTTCGGTGAAACGATCAAAAACCAACGCGAAGAACGCCGCCAACCCGGTCGCGAATACAACCGTCGCGGCAAAGAGCAACGAGCGCAGGATGACGAGTGCGGCTGCGAAAAAGGCGGCGAAGAGTGTCGGGCGGAGTGCCGTGGCTACGGGCCGAGTGGCGGTCGCCGAACCGAAGTCTGCTAGAGAACTGCGGCCTACGACGGTGAATACACGCCCGAAGAGCGCGGTAAAAAAAAACTCCGCGATAGCCGATGAAAACAGACGAGGCGAGTTGGCATCCCTGAAAGGCGCGGTGGCGGGGCCGATGCCAAAGGCAATTCATCCCATGCTGGCGACGCTGGTCGATGAGCCTTTCGATGACAAAGATTGGCTTTTCGAAGTGAAGTGGGATGGCTATCGCGCCGTGGCGTTCATCGAAGATGGGCAAGTGCGTCTGGTTTCGCGCAACCAGAACGACCTCACCACCGGTTACCCCGAACTGACTTCCCTTTTCGCATCGATCGAAGCGTACACCGCCGTGCTGGATGGCGAGATTGTGGCGCTCGATGAACAAGGGCGATCGAGCTTCAGCCTGATGCAGCAGCGCACGGGCCTGACCGCAGAAGGCAGCAGACGCATACGCGTCTCGAACCCTGATATCCCGGTGCTGTACTACGCCTTCGACTTGCTCTACCTGGACGGCTATAACCTGATGCGCGTCGAACTGGAGAAGCGCAAAGAGCTGCTGAACGAGATCGTGCGGCAGAGTGACCGTCTTCGCATCTCCGAGCACTTTGCCGGCAACGGGGGGCAACTGTTCAAGGTGGCGCGCGAGCGGCAGCTGGAAGGCATTGTTGGCAAGCGGCGCGCAAGTTGCTACATACAGAAACGCACGCGCGAGTGGCTGAAGATCAAGATCACCCACACGCAGGAATGCGTCATCGCCGGATACACCGATCCCAAGGGCTCACGCGAGCATTTTGGATCCGTCGTGCTGGGCTTGTATGACGACAGGAATCGTTTTATTCACGTTGGACAAGCGGGCAGCGGCTTCAGCGAGCGGACGCACGCCGAGATGTGGAAGCGATTGCAGGACATCGAGACCACGAGGAATCCCTTCGGCATGAAAGTGGAGAGCACACGCCAGGTGCACTTTGTGGAACCAAAGCTCGTTGCAGAGATTAAGTTCACGGAGTGGACGCATGAAGGGCAGAGCGGTGCGGTGAAGATGCGTGCCCCCGTCTTCCAGGGATTGCGTCTCGATAAGAAGCCGGTCGAGTGCCGATTCGAGTTTCCAAAATCGGCGCAAGCGGAGGTGCGTCGGGCGGAAGGGGGCGAGGCGGCGTAG
- a CDS encoding transketolase — translation MALLNSKLGRLIKDYSLEELTDLAAEMRGYDLVALCAAGSGHAGGTLSIMDITAALYLKVADQDPQNAMWEDRDRIIWSGGHKAPALYIGLAFAGFCEKQDVALLRKLSSPFQGHPHWLKLPGVECSSGSLGQGLSIAVGNAIAAKLDKKNYHVFCIMGDGEQQEGQIWEAAMEAAHYKLDNVIGIIDNNGLQIDGKVEDVMKIEPVADKYRAFGWNVIRINGHDMKQVVDGLTGAKNNKNGKPTLLLCDTVKGKGVSFCENVAGWHGKAPNREEMMKGLIELGVENKVPYEAMFAHAKAYQAQVDKKLEAKMPKFTRNYWWNADSTMKVAMKPTRMGFGESLAANGDDPRIVCLGLDISGSITISEFYAKNPERKERWLSMGIAEQSATAAAVGLAKEGKLPVFGTYATFAAARNLDQIRVSICYGNFNVMIAGAHGGVSVGPDGATHQALEDLFAMCSLPNMTVVVPADSVEAKKATSYLLMQHVGPKYVRFAREATPIVSDASTPFVFGKANVIRLRSENDNFVEAFETVLESDYKNENEDLTIIACGPMVPEAMRAAYILKKDFGYETRVINMHTMKPIDEAAILHAAKDTGVVVTAEEHQIGALGWRVAGAIMESPELYRTPVITGYIGVKDRFGDSGAPWELVKEFEVSAEHIAQKAAELMRSKNEKATKELVATAR, via the coding sequence ATGGCACTTCTCAACTCCAAACTCGGAAGACTGATCAAGGACTACTCCCTCGAGGAACTCACCGACCTGGCAGCCGAGATGCGCGGCTACGACCTGGTGGCCCTTTGCGCCGCAGGATCCGGCCATGCAGGCGGGACGCTCTCGATCATGGACATCACCGCGGCTCTGTACCTGAAAGTCGCCGACCAGGATCCCCAGAACGCCATGTGGGAAGACCGCGACCGCATCATTTGGTCGGGTGGACACAAGGCGCCCGCGCTTTACATCGGACTGGCATTTGCCGGCTTCTGCGAGAAGCAGGATGTGGCGCTGCTGCGCAAGCTTTCATCGCCGTTCCAGGGCCATCCGCACTGGCTCAAACTGCCGGGCGTGGAGTGCTCCAGCGGTTCGTTGGGACAAGGGCTCTCAATCGCCGTTGGCAACGCGATCGCTGCCAAGCTGGACAAGAAGAATTACCACGTCTTCTGCATCATGGGAGACGGCGAACAGCAGGAAGGCCAGATCTGGGAAGCCGCGATGGAAGCGGCACACTACAAACTGGACAACGTTATCGGAATTATCGACAACAACGGCCTGCAGATCGACGGCAAGGTCGAAGACGTGATGAAGATCGAACCGGTCGCCGACAAGTACAGGGCGTTCGGGTGGAACGTGATTCGCATTAACGGCCACGACATGAAGCAGGTGGTGGACGGCCTCACCGGAGCCAAGAACAACAAGAACGGCAAGCCCACGCTGTTGCTTTGCGATACCGTAAAGGGCAAGGGCGTCAGCTTCTGCGAGAATGTTGCCGGGTGGCACGGCAAGGCTCCGAACCGCGAAGAGATGATGAAGGGCTTGATCGAACTCGGCGTAGAAAACAAGGTTCCTTACGAAGCGATGTTCGCGCACGCGAAGGCGTACCAGGCACAGGTGGACAAAAAGCTCGAAGCCAAGATGCCGAAGTTCACCCGCAACTACTGGTGGAACGCCGACAGCACGATGAAGGTTGCCATGAAGCCTACCCGCATGGGCTTTGGCGAGTCATTGGCAGCAAACGGCGATGATCCGCGCATCGTGTGTCTTGGGCTGGATATTTCAGGCTCGATCACGATCAGCGAGTTCTACGCCAAGAATCCGGAACGCAAAGAACGGTGGCTTTCGATGGGCATCGCCGAGCAGTCGGCGACGGCAGCAGCCGTAGGTTTAGCCAAGGAAGGCAAACTGCCAGTCTTTGGCACCTATGCGACTTTCGCGGCGGCGCGCAACCTGGACCAGATCCGCGTCTCAATCTGTTACGGCAACTTCAACGTGATGATTGCGGGCGCGCACGGCGGCGTCAGCGTCGGTCCTGACGGCGCAACCCACCAGGCCCTCGAAGACCTGTTTGCGATGTGCAGCCTGCCGAACATGACGGTCGTAGTTCCCGCCGATTCGGTTGAAGCGAAGAAGGCAACCAGTTATCTCCTCATGCAGCACGTCGGGCCGAAGTACGTGCGCTTCGCGCGTGAAGCAACCCCGATCGTCAGCGATGCCAGCACGCCTTTCGTCTTCGGCAAAGCCAACGTCATACGTCTGCGGAGTGAGAACGATAACTTTGTCGAGGCGTTCGAAACCGTTCTTGAGAGTGATTACAAGAACGAGAACGAGGACCTGACGATCATCGCTTGCGGACCGATGGTTCCAGAGGCGATGCGTGCCGCGTACATCCTGAAAAAGGATTTCGGCTACGAGACGCGCGTCATCAACATGCACACCATGAAGCCGATCGACGAAGCGGCCATCCTGCACGCGGCGAAGGACACCGGCGTTGTAGTGACGGCGGAAGAGCACCAGATCGGCGCACTGGGCTGGCGCGTGGCGGGCGCGATCATGGAGAGCCCCGAGCTCTACCGCACTCCGGTCATCACGGGCTACATCGGCGTGAAAGACCGCTTCGGCGACTCCGGCGCACCGTGGGAACTGGTAAAGGAGTTCGAAGTCTCCGCCGAACACATCGCGCAGAAGGCCGCCGAACTGATGCGCTCGAAGAACGAGAAAGCCACTAAGGAACTGGTCGCCACCGCCCGGTAG
- a CDS encoding sigma-70 family RNA polymerase sigma factor — protein MVLYTFDEAYVQGLKAGDPAAQQHFVNYFSELLVIKLRARFLSHDLIEDVRQETFVRVLAILKKDRGIDHPERLGAFVNSVCNNVLLEQYRANARTESLEDGDDPPDKTIDLDRKLVSDEAKRMVEQILDGLAERDRRVLRAVFLEEQSKDQVCKDFGVDRDYLRVLLHRAKTQFRAKYAQAGLPSFFASK, from the coding sequence GTGGTTTTGTACACATTTGACGAAGCATATGTGCAGGGCCTCAAAGCCGGAGATCCGGCTGCACAGCAGCACTTCGTCAATTATTTCAGCGAGCTTCTCGTCATCAAGCTGCGAGCCAGGTTTCTGTCGCACGACTTGATTGAAGACGTCCGGCAAGAAACTTTCGTTCGCGTGCTGGCAATCCTCAAGAAAGACCGTGGCATAGATCATCCGGAACGCCTGGGCGCTTTTGTTAATTCCGTCTGCAACAACGTTCTTCTTGAACAGTACAGAGCGAATGCCCGCACCGAGAGCCTTGAGGACGGAGACGATCCGCCGGACAAGACCATCGATCTCGACCGGAAGCTGGTTTCTGACGAGGCGAAGCGCATGGTTGAGCAGATTCTGGACGGCCTGGCGGAGCGGGATCGTCGCGTGCTGCGGGCGGTCTTCCTTGAGGAACAGAGTAAAGACCAGGTGTGTAAGGACTTCGGCGTTGACCGGGACTACCTGCGGGTCTTGCTTCATCGAGCAAAAACACAGTTCAGGGCGAAATATGCCCAGGCGGGACTGCCGAGTTTTTTTGCAAGTAAATAG
- a CDS encoding zf-HC2 domain-containing protein: MDHSEAIKMIAAEKYLLGELTASERDAFEDHYFSCEECAADVKSAAVFVDNVREVLRAELAPRKAEAAVDNKRSWFAWLRPAYAAPLLAILLVVVGYQNFVTIPRMNRGKSAAAPQALATFSLVTAGSRSGSGITIAVEKNTPFGLYFDIPSSSEFSSYSCEVQSESGKRLFSVGVPAQQARDSVQLLIPGATLESGQYYLVVLGNRNEQAASTPGQEVARLPFAVRVK; the protein is encoded by the coding sequence ATGGATCATTCTGAAGCAATCAAGATGATCGCGGCTGAAAAGTATCTGCTCGGCGAACTCACTGCGAGCGAACGTGATGCTTTCGAGGATCACTACTTTTCATGTGAAGAATGTGCAGCGGACGTGAAGTCTGCCGCCGTTTTCGTGGACAACGTCCGCGAGGTTCTGCGCGCGGAGTTGGCGCCCAGGAAAGCCGAAGCGGCCGTGGACAACAAGCGCAGTTGGTTTGCCTGGCTGCGTCCGGCGTACGCCGCGCCGCTCCTGGCGATATTGCTTGTCGTTGTTGGCTACCAGAACTTTGTCACAATTCCGAGGATGAATCGCGGGAAGTCCGCCGCGGCTCCGCAAGCGCTTGCGACCTTCTCTCTGGTAACAGCCGGGTCTCGAAGCGGGTCCGGCATTACGATCGCGGTCGAAAAGAACACTCCCTTCGGGCTTTATTTCGATATTCCCTCCAGCAGCGAATTCTCGTCGTATTCCTGCGAAGTGCAGAGCGAGTCTGGCAAGCGGCTGTTTTCTGTAGGCGTCCCAGCGCAACAGGCGCGGGATTCCGTTCAGTTGCTGATTCCTGGTGCCACACTCGAATCCGGGCAGTATTATCTCGTCGTGCTTGGAAACCGTAATGAGCAAGCGGCAAGCACACCGGGGCAGGAAGTCGCACGGCTTCCTTTCGCAGTGCGGGTCAAGTAA
- a CDS encoding choice-of-anchor P family protein, translated as MDTAKTFFYNANGCALGGEIRWPISQTLDPVAATSLPITGGYGSAKAGEYKLQDIIGYKSASGEVSGKRDELDGAHNTEITATIEGLNINNVVTADRIVARLSSKCKPDDTEGCIVAAGSEFVNLQIAGYPVEVELDLSLFANLDTQDKFKKKYQDDPDFRKTAQKRFLWDDVDGNAPEWLKQRYKWVTPRGALPESKGIIPCSLIKSIKCACPDVQIYGNVIIVANFGTIFLGEILMKENSRRLTMMRLAMGSPVGGDVTVAGIEGNGTLYP; from the coding sequence ATGGATACTGCAAAGACCTTTTTCTACAATGCCAACGGTTGCGCATTAGGCGGCGAGATTCGCTGGCCCATCAGCCAAACCCTTGATCCTGTCGCGGCGACGTCGCTGCCCATTACAGGCGGCTACGGCTCAGCGAAGGCCGGCGAGTACAAACTTCAAGACATCATCGGCTACAAGAGCGCGAGCGGCGAAGTCTCAGGCAAGCGAGACGAACTGGACGGCGCACACAACACCGAGATCACCGCAACCATTGAAGGCCTGAATATCAACAATGTGGTCACCGCCGACCGCATCGTGGCTCGGCTCTCGTCGAAATGCAAACCGGACGACACCGAGGGCTGCATCGTCGCGGCCGGCAGCGAGTTCGTGAACTTACAGATTGCCGGTTACCCGGTCGAAGTCGAACTCGACTTGAGCCTTTTCGCCAACCTCGACACCCAGGACAAGTTCAAGAAAAAATACCAGGACGACCCTGACTTCCGGAAGACGGCGCAGAAGCGCTTTCTCTGGGACGACGTTGATGGAAATGCGCCGGAATGGCTGAAACAGCGCTATAAGTGGGTGACTCCTCGGGGGGCTCTGCCGGAGTCCAAGGGAATCATACCGTGCTCGCTGATCAAGTCCATCAAGTGCGCCTGCCCTGACGTTCAGATTTACGGCAACGTGATAATCGTGGCGAACTTTGGAACCATCTTCCTGGGCGAAATCCTGATGAAAGAAAATTCGCGGCGTCTCACGATGATGCGCCTGGCGATGGGCTCACCGGTGGGTGGAGACGTGACGGTCGCCGGCATCGAGGGCAACGGTACGCTCTACCCGTAA
- a CDS encoding CHAT domain-containing protein, whose protein sequence is MASRLLHAICVRTQRIPLPPVGTVIVCALLGLAGCNRLSQRNPEALFHEARATFERGELPQAFLLADQGWTKFQYSNPDSAWRFRVLKAETLIWQGKSKESIALLEENLPVSLASDEISIRLKITQGAANYYLQRFNEAESRLSEAQQLATARHPDLLADVNLAQGALSILRNDLPAGERHLLRSLAIARDRNKQFVQANALGSLGVIALRRQHYDQAIDWLTQSRNISEKLGNKTQTSKTLGNLGWCYFKMGDTEKALSLFTESESLAAQLGLLKDQLLWLTNIGSIHYEQREYAEAANYYRRALEIARKLENKSAASIALSNLAATAIETRDFDRAEQYNREAFEMKRAIGDATSALYSSQNAARIAAGRNDRAGAIRMLQRVVHEAGENVSLRWEAQAELGNLYAAQRNTARADAQFRTALRTIDSARSGIKKEEQRLSFLGSAKRFYNDYIDFLIANHRTEEALRVAEHSRARTLAEGLGLDADPKATAFKPVLVAGKHKAVLLYYWLKPGQSYLWAVSPSRTELFRLPSDTDIITKLQDYRNVLMGPRDVREAANTTGQELYNVLVAPAQKLLAPGSRVIVLADGPLHALNFETLLVPGQQLHYWIEDAVITNGSSIALLAAPARKHPSRAKNLLLIGDPKYTESEFPPLPQAAQELKRVEEHFAPELRLVLAAGEAKPRAYAASNAGAYSYIHFVAHATASRTSPLDSSIILSKDGDNSKLYARDIMQQPLSADLVTISACHGAGTRAYSGEGLVGLSWAFLRAGAHHVIAALWEVNDASTPQLMDGLYSEMGKGKDPATALRSAKLAMLHSNSVYRRPFYWAPFQLYSGS, encoded by the coding sequence ATGGCTAGCCGTTTACTACACGCGATTTGTGTGCGAACACAGCGCATCCCTTTGCCTCCGGTCGGAACTGTAATTGTTTGCGCTCTGTTGGGGTTGGCCGGATGTAATCGCCTTTCCCAGAGAAACCCAGAAGCGCTTTTCCACGAGGCGCGAGCGACATTCGAACGTGGCGAACTACCGCAGGCGTTCCTGCTAGCCGACCAAGGCTGGACTAAATTCCAGTACAGCAATCCTGATTCAGCGTGGCGCTTCCGCGTTCTCAAAGCCGAAACACTCATCTGGCAAGGCAAGAGCAAGGAATCCATCGCTCTGCTCGAAGAAAATCTGCCTGTGTCACTCGCATCGGACGAAATTTCTATTCGACTGAAAATCACACAGGGAGCAGCCAACTACTATCTCCAGCGGTTTAATGAGGCGGAGAGCCGCTTGTCAGAGGCTCAGCAACTCGCAACCGCCAGGCATCCCGATTTGCTTGCCGATGTGAATTTGGCGCAGGGGGCTCTTTCGATTCTGCGAAATGACCTACCCGCTGGTGAGCGCCACCTGTTGCGCTCGCTTGCAATCGCACGAGACCGCAATAAACAATTTGTTCAGGCGAATGCTCTTGGAAGTCTCGGCGTGATTGCGCTGAGGCGTCAGCACTATGACCAAGCCATCGACTGGCTGACCCAGTCCCGCAATATTTCTGAAAAGCTAGGTAACAAAACACAAACATCGAAAACGCTCGGCAACCTCGGCTGGTGCTATTTCAAGATGGGTGACACCGAAAAAGCGCTGTCGCTCTTTACCGAATCCGAATCGCTTGCCGCGCAGCTCGGGCTTCTAAAAGACCAACTCCTCTGGCTCACCAACATCGGCAGCATCCACTACGAGCAGCGTGAATACGCCGAGGCCGCGAACTACTACCGGCGGGCGCTGGAGATTGCCCGAAAGCTGGAGAACAAGAGTGCCGCCTCGATTGCCCTGAGCAATCTTGCCGCGACCGCGATTGAGACACGCGACTTCGACCGTGCCGAGCAGTACAACCGGGAAGCGTTTGAGATGAAGCGTGCGATCGGCGACGCCACGTCGGCACTGTACTCGTCGCAGAACGCGGCGCGCATCGCAGCCGGTCGCAACGACCGTGCCGGCGCTATCAGGATGCTGCAGCGCGTCGTACACGAAGCCGGTGAGAACGTGTCGCTCAGGTGGGAGGCGCAGGCCGAACTGGGAAATCTATACGCGGCCCAGCGAAACACTGCACGCGCTGATGCACAGTTTCGGACGGCCCTCAGGACCATCGACAGCGCGCGTTCGGGGATCAAGAAAGAAGAGCAGCGCCTGTCGTTTCTCGGCAGCGCCAAGCGCTTCTACAACGACTACATCGATTTCCTCATCGCCAACCATCGGACCGAAGAGGCGCTAAGGGTCGCCGAACACAGTCGTGCGCGCACGTTAGCGGAAGGACTTGGACTGGACGCCGATCCGAAAGCGACGGCTTTCAAACCCGTCCTCGTCGCCGGCAAGCATAAGGCAGTTCTGCTGTACTACTGGCTGAAGCCCGGTCAGTCATATCTCTGGGCCGTGTCGCCGTCGCGGACCGAGTTGTTCCGGCTGCCATCCGACACCGACATCATCACCAAGCTACAGGATTACCGCAATGTGCTGATGGGTCCGCGCGACGTTCGTGAAGCAGCCAATACGACAGGGCAGGAGCTCTATAACGTTCTCGTCGCGCCCGCTCAGAAACTGCTCGCCCCCGGCTCGCGGGTCATCGTACTCGCCGACGGACCGCTGCACGCGCTGAACTTCGAAACCCTTCTCGTGCCGGGACAGCAGCTTCATTACTGGATCGAGGATGCGGTCATTACCAATGGCAGTTCGATCGCGCTGCTCGCGGCTCCGGCGCGCAAGCATCCCTCGCGTGCGAAAAATCTTCTTCTCATCGGCGATCCGAAGTACACGGAGAGCGAGTTCCCACCGCTTCCGCAGGCCGCCCAGGAACTGAAGCGCGTCGAAGAGCACTTCGCGCCCGAACTGCGCCTGGTCCTTGCCGCCGGCGAGGCAAAGCCACGAGCATACGCGGCGAGCAATGCCGGTGCGTATTCGTATATTCATTTTGTCGCGCACGCCACGGCGAGCCGCACGAGTCCGCTGGATTCCAGCATCATTCTCTCGAAGGACGGCGACAACTCGAAGCTGTACGCGCGCGACATCATGCAGCAGCCGCTCTCGGCGGACCTGGTGACGATCTCGGCCTGCCATGGCGCCGGCACTCGCGCCTACTCGGGCGAGGGACTTGTTGGATTGTCCTGGGCGTTCCTGCGCGCTGGCGCCCATCACGTCATTGCCGCCCTCTGGGAAGTGAACGATGCCTCGACTCCTCAGTTGATGGATGGACTCTATTCCGAGATGGGCAAGGGCAAAGACCCAGCAACTGCCCTGCGCTCAGCTAAGCTGGCAATGCTGCACTCCAATTCCGTCTATCGCCGCCCGTTCTATTGGGCGCCCTTCCAGCTTTATTCCGGGTCGTAA
- the trpC gene encoding indole-3-glycerol phosphate synthase TrpC, protein MPVKLEEIVAAVRSRLVEAKSTANMAGLETRAAAHSPRGFRCALVEAARTRVAVIAELKKASPSRGLIRSPFHVAGIANQLETAGAVALSVLTEEDYFQGSLANLCEASAATDMPCLRKDFIVDEFQLLEARANRADAVLLIVAALSQAELIRLSVRARELQLDVLCETHDAEEVQRACDAGADIIGVNSRNLRTMSVDLRTFTDLVAKLPANALRVAESGIRNAEDLQRLRDDGYQAFLIGEQLMSAEMPGDELKKLISATGAAGASR, encoded by the coding sequence ATGCCAGTGAAACTTGAAGAAATTGTAGCGGCAGTTCGCAGCCGCCTGGTTGAAGCGAAAAGCACCGCCAATATGGCGGGTCTGGAGACACGCGCTGCGGCGCACTCGCCCCGCGGCTTTCGATGCGCACTCGTCGAAGCTGCGCGCACTCGCGTTGCCGTCATCGCCGAGTTGAAGAAGGCTTCGCCCTCGCGTGGGCTCATCCGCAGTCCCTTTCATGTGGCCGGAATCGCGAACCAACTCGAAACAGCCGGTGCTGTCGCGCTTTCGGTACTGACGGAAGAAGATTACTTTCAAGGCTCGCTCGCAAATCTCTGCGAAGCCTCGGCTGCGACGGACATGCCATGCCTGCGAAAAGACTTCATAGTCGATGAGTTCCAGTTGCTGGAAGCACGCGCGAACCGTGCGGACGCCGTGCTGCTGATCGTCGCCGCCTTGAGCCAGGCCGAGCTGATTCGCCTCTCCGTACGTGCCCGCGAACTTCAGTTGGACGTGCTCTGCGAAACGCACGACGCCGAAGAAGTGCAGCGCGCGTGCGACGCCGGAGCCGACATCATTGGCGTGAACAGCCGCAATCTCCGGACTATGTCTGTGGATCTGCGTACTTTCACGGATCTCGTGGCCAAACTTCCTGCGAACGCCCTTCGCGTCGCCGAGAGCGGAATCAGGAATGCCGAGGATCTCCAACGCCTCCGCGACGACGGGTATCAGGCGTTCCTCATCGGCGAGCAGCTTATGAGCGCCGAGATGCCGGGTGACGAGTTGAAGAAGTTGATTTCTGCGACCGGCGCTGCGGGAGCAAGCCGGTGA